The proteins below come from a single Chloroflexota bacterium genomic window:
- a CDS encoding 5-methyltetrahydropteroyltriglutamate--homocysteine S-methyltransferase, whose translation MAASKTPYRADHVGSLLRPPEVLAAHAEHADGRISTERLREIEDRAILTVLDVQRQAGIDVLSDGEYRRSNWAGDFSAAVDGYVSATMPISFAWKFDADVENASEEELAASLAIMPQQAGRVIGARLKQLQRLTGHEAPFLKEQAGGAYKITMPAPSYVVARGYKPGITTEVYGSRAELMDEVAGIYRGEVQWLLGQGVPYIQLDNPHYPDYIEESRRQQWRDIGIDPAAAILEDIAGDNACLSGIDRSNVTIATHICRGNGRSAWHTQGGYEPIAEAVFGGLNVDTFLLEYDSERSGGFEPLRFIPQGKNVVLGLITTKTGALESQDALLRRIDEASKYVPLDRLALSPQCGFASVDAGNLLSWDEQKRKLELVAETARKVWG comes from the coding sequence ATGGCAGCCAGCAAGACGCCGTATCGCGCCGACCATGTGGGAAGCCTGCTCCGGCCGCCGGAGGTGCTGGCCGCGCACGCCGAGCACGCGGACGGCCGCATCTCCACCGAACGGCTCCGCGAGATCGAGGACCGTGCCATCCTCACCGTGCTCGACGTACAACGACAGGCCGGCATCGACGTGCTCAGCGACGGCGAGTACCGCCGCTCGAACTGGGCCGGCGACTTCTCGGCGGCGGTGGACGGCTACGTCTCGGCCACCATGCCGATCAGCTTCGCCTGGAAGTTCGACGCCGACGTCGAGAACGCCAGCGAGGAGGAGCTGGCCGCCTCCCTGGCGATCATGCCCCAGCAGGCCGGGCGGGTCATCGGCGCGCGGCTCAAGCAGCTCCAGCGGCTGACCGGCCACGAAGCACCGTTCCTCAAGGAGCAGGCCGGCGGTGCGTACAAGATCACGATGCCGGCGCCGTCCTACGTGGTGGCGCGCGGCTACAAGCCCGGCATCACCACCGAGGTCTACGGCTCGCGCGCCGAGCTGATGGACGAGGTCGCCGGCATCTATCGTGGCGAGGTCCAGTGGCTGCTCGGCCAGGGCGTGCCGTACATCCAGCTCGACAACCCACACTACCCTGACTATATCGAGGAGAGCCGCCGGCAGCAGTGGCGCGACATCGGGATCGACCCGGCCGCCGCGATCCTCGAGGATATCGCCGGCGACAACGCCTGCCTCAGCGGCATCGACCGCTCCAACGTGACCATCGCCACGCACATCTGCCGGGGCAACGGCCGAAGCGCCTGGCACACCCAGGGCGGCTACGAGCCGATTGCCGAGGCGGTCTTCGGGGGCCTCAACGTCGACACGTTCTTGCTGGAGTATGACTCCGAGCGCTCAGGCGGCTTCGAGCCGCTGCGATTCATCCCCCAGGGCAAGAACGTCGTGCTGGGCCTGATCACCACCAAGACCGGGGCGCTGGAGTCGCAGGACGCGCTGCTCAGGCGCATCGACGAGGCCTCGAAGTACGTGCCACTGGACCGGCTGGCCCTCAGCCCGCAGTGCGGCTTCGCCTCGGTGGACGCCGGCAACCTGCTCTCCTGGGACGAGCAGAAGCGCAAGCTGGAGCTGGTGGCGGAGACGGCCCGGAAGGTCTGGGGCTGA
- a CDS encoding aminotransferase class V-fold PLP-dependent enzyme, with protein MGVYQRLGVQPVINARGMNTMASGSLMPRVVLDAMAEAATAFVDMEELNRKAGEHIAARIGVEAAHVTSGSAGGLLLSAAAVIAGDNPAAIVQLPDTTGLKDGIVIEKCRRIRYDQALRQAGARLIEVGDEDGCTPEQMEAGIDDRTAAIMYIVSPYLGDNGVPVETAIDIAHRNGLPIIVDGASTLPPVAHLTRWTDMGADLVIYSGGKGIRGPQGSGLLIGRKDLIRAVALNGAPNGAIGRPAKVSKEDIIGLVTAFDLFMETDWTVEWAKHVEEAKEIVGALDGLHGISAVLDEDSSIWTTPTILVSIDEKTGLTPDQVVERLRAGDPPILTRAFQGKLLVDPHNLRGDEASIVARRLREECSKIAVPVPA; from the coding sequence ATGGGAGTCTACCAGCGTCTCGGCGTCCAACCGGTGATCAACGCACGCGGCATGAACACGATGGCGAGTGGTTCGCTGATGCCCCGGGTGGTGCTTGACGCCATGGCCGAGGCCGCGACGGCGTTCGTGGACATGGAAGAGCTGAATCGGAAGGCGGGGGAGCACATCGCCGCCCGCATCGGCGTCGAGGCGGCGCACGTCACGTCGGGATCGGCCGGCGGACTGCTCCTCTCTGCCGCTGCCGTCATCGCCGGCGACAATCCTGCCGCCATCGTCCAACTCCCCGACACGACCGGCTTGAAGGACGGCATCGTTATCGAGAAGTGCCGCCGCATCCGCTACGACCAGGCGCTGCGGCAGGCCGGCGCCCGCCTGATCGAGGTCGGCGACGAGGATGGCTGTACGCCCGAGCAGATGGAGGCCGGCATCGACGACCGCACGGCGGCGATCATGTACATCGTCTCGCCGTACCTCGGCGACAACGGCGTGCCCGTCGAGACCGCCATCGACATCGCGCACCGCAACGGCCTCCCGATCATCGTCGACGGCGCCTCGACCCTCCCACCCGTCGCACACCTCACCCGCTGGACCGACATGGGCGCCGACCTGGTGATCTACAGCGGCGGCAAGGGCATCCGTGGTCCGCAGGGCAGCGGCCTGCTGATCGGCCGAAAGGATCTGATCCGAGCCGTGGCCCTCAATGGCGCGCCGAACGGGGCGATTGGCCGCCCGGCCAAGGTCTCCAAGGAAGACATCATCGGGCTGGTGACGGCGTTCGACCTGTTCATGGAGACCGATTGGACGGTCGAATGGGCGAAGCACGTCGAAGAGGCGAAGGAGATCGTCGGCGCGCTCGACGGGCTGCACGGCATCTCAGCGGTCCTCGACGAGGACAGCTCCATCTGGACGACGCCGACGATCCTGGTCTCGATTGACGAGAAGACCGGCCTCACGCCCGATCAGGTGGTCGAGCGGCTGCGGGCCGGCGATCCGCCGATCCTCACGCGGGCGTTCCAGGGCAAGCTGCTGGTCGATCCCCACAACCTGCGGGGCGATGAGGCGTCGATCGTGGCGCGGCGGCTGCGCGAGGAGTGCTCGAAGATCGCGGTGCCGGTACCGGCCTGA
- a CDS encoding helix-turn-helix domain-containing protein → MLKDESPGARRYQDEVPAVARAVRLLERLACDPRPRSLSELARDLEVGPSSLLAILTTLRHAGLVDRDGDGQYFVGSGLVALGNAAACQVRACERFATIADRLVSTVGETALLWMRQGDSFVLAAAREGTQPLRFVPTPGVRLCTSDTALSLLADGVAPLVEEELLPGVWTVGVPLATSVGEHACLALAGPRERLQRPEVQTALLAVVGQDPATTRPPRAVPASREAATSGPIDDDELNAFLAQGLVATLSYVADDGYPATVPLWYAWDGSAFWLTSRPGSEWAEHVLLDPRVSLAVSESAPPLRRVLVRGELTEIADPAGERWREIEAQLAGRYAGFDASREPAAAGRGRLLKLTPGRLIAWRGLLRYPRPTPDPERPGTANWRRLG, encoded by the coding sequence ATGCTGAAAGATGAGTCGCCGGGCGCCCGGCGCTACCAGGACGAGGTGCCGGCCGTCGCGCGGGCTGTCCGGCTGCTCGAACGGCTGGCGTGCGATCCCCGGCCGCGTTCGCTCTCCGAGCTGGCGCGCGACCTGGAGGTCGGGCCAAGCTCGCTGTTGGCGATCCTTACGACCCTTCGCCACGCCGGACTGGTGGACCGCGATGGGGACGGTCAGTACTTCGTCGGCTCCGGGCTGGTGGCGCTCGGGAACGCCGCTGCCTGCCAGGTTCGGGCCTGCGAGCGTTTCGCCACGATCGCCGACCGGCTGGTCTCGACCGTTGGCGAGACCGCCCTGCTCTGGATGCGCCAGGGCGACAGCTTCGTGCTGGCGGCGGCCCGCGAAGGCACCCAGCCGCTCCGCTTCGTGCCGACGCCGGGGGTGCGCCTCTGCACGTCGGACACGGCCCTGAGCCTGCTGGCCGATGGCGTCGCGCCGCTGGTCGAAGAGGAACTGCTGCCGGGGGTCTGGACGGTCGGCGTGCCGCTCGCCACGAGCGTTGGCGAACACGCCTGCCTGGCGCTGGCTGGCCCGCGCGAGCGTCTCCAGCGGCCGGAGGTCCAGACGGCGCTGCTCGCCGTCGTCGGGCAGGACCCGGCCACCACCCGGCCGCCCCGCGCCGTCCCAGCGTCCCGCGAGGCCGCCACATCCGGCCCCATCGACGACGACGAGCTGAACGCGTTTCTGGCGCAGGGGCTGGTCGCCACGTTGAGCTACGTGGCCGACGATGGGTACCCGGCCACCGTCCCGCTCTGGTACGCCTGGGACGGCTCGGCGTTCTGGCTCACCTCGCGGCCCGGATCGGAGTGGGCCGAGCACGTGCTGCTGGATCCGCGCGTGTCGCTGGCCGTGAGCGAGTCGGCCCCGCCGCTCCGTCGCGTCCTCGTGCGCGGCGAGCTGACCGAGATCGCCGATCCCGCCGGCGAGCGCTGGCGTGAGATCGAGGCGCAACTGGCCGGGCGCTACGCCGGCTTCGACGCCTCGCGCGAGCCGGCAGCGGCCGGTCGCGGACGGCTCCTCAAGCTGACGCCTGGGCGGCTCATCGCCTGGCGCGGTCTCCTTCGCTACCCCAGACCCACGCCCGATCCGGAGCGGCCGGGCACGGCGAACTGGAGGCGCCTCGGATGA
- a CDS encoding 1-acyl-sn-glycerol-3-phosphate acyltransferase, with translation MSASLDDSPAPVSGGMPSETHPRLKWISKLIARIYLKLVHQYEVLGQEHLPPQPPVLAITNHVSNLDVPAFALADPYPGSALVAKEELTKPPILRQIMASWGAIPVSRDGRDSSALREVLRKLKEGRLVAIASEGTRNLTGGLGETNPVLARLAIQASNQGVPLVPVAAVGTYECMPKGAKFPKPGKVKVLIGPRFDLHHLKSLPKDEAVKEAQRILHERLWVMMQSGLPIAPKPSAPEPAGAAPSKA, from the coding sequence ATGTCCGCCTCCCTCGACGATTCCCCCGCTCCCGTCAGCGGCGGAATGCCCTCTGAAACGCACCCCCGTCTGAAGTGGATCAGCAAGCTCATCGCCCGCATCTACCTCAAGCTCGTGCACCAGTATGAGGTGCTCGGGCAGGAGCACCTGCCGCCGCAGCCGCCCGTCCTGGCCATCACCAATCACGTCAGCAATCTCGACGTGCCAGCCTTCGCCCTGGCAGACCCGTACCCCGGCTCGGCGCTGGTCGCCAAGGAGGAGTTGACGAAGCCGCCGATCCTCAGGCAGATCATGGCCTCCTGGGGCGCGATCCCGGTCTCGCGGGATGGCCGCGACTCGTCGGCCCTGCGCGAGGTGCTCCGCAAGCTCAAGGAGGGCCGGCTGGTCGCCATCGCGTCCGAGGGCACGCGCAACCTGACCGGCGGCCTGGGAGAGACGAACCCGGTCCTGGCCCGTCTGGCGATCCAGGCCTCGAACCAGGGGGTTCCGCTGGTGCCGGTGGCCGCGGTCGGCACCTACGAGTGCATGCCGAAGGGCGCGAAGTTTCCGAAGCCCGGCAAAGTCAAGGTGCTGATCGGCCCGCGGTTCGACCTGCACCACCTGAAGTCGTTGCCGAAGGACGAGGCCGTCAAAGAAGCGCAGCGGATTCTGCACGAGCGGCTCTGGGTGATGATGCAGTCGGGATTGCCCATCGCGCCGAAGCCGAGCGCGCCCGAGCCGGCCGGTGCGGCCCCCTCGAAGGCCTGA
- a CDS encoding pyridoxal phosphate-dependent aminotransferase — MPEYPPSVRGATRMNGIPFSDIRRVLERATQLEKAGRKVLHFEIGRPDFDTPAPIKEAAVDALRAGQVHYSSNYGIPRLRAAIAEKLERDSGLHYRPEDEVIVTVGANEAVGAAFLALLDPGDEVLVPDPAWLHYRWCAQLCGATVVPVPCYAENEFVPDVATVASLITPRTRMLVINTPNNPTGAVYPRAVLEELAKLAQQHDLLVLSDEIYERMVYGGATHTSLGSLPGMWERTMTVNGLSKAYSMTGWRLGFIAAPKPLSDLMVKVHQYTVSGATTFAQFGAVQAYTGDQGVVDDMVASFDRRRKILVEGLRGIKGVTCPEPRGAFYAFPSITGTGKSSAELCELLLEEAGIAVVAGNAFGDAGDGHVRFSYAASDDDLREGIERMAGVLGRA; from the coding sequence ATGCCCGAGTATCCCCCGTCCGTGCGCGGCGCAACGCGCATGAACGGCATCCCGTTCTCCGACATTCGCCGGGTGCTGGAGCGCGCGACGCAGCTTGAGAAGGCCGGGCGGAAGGTGCTGCACTTCGAGATCGGGCGTCCGGACTTCGACACCCCGGCCCCGATCAAGGAGGCGGCCGTCGATGCGCTGCGGGCCGGGCAGGTGCACTACTCGTCCAACTACGGCATCCCGCGGCTGCGGGCGGCCATCGCCGAGAAGCTGGAGCGAGACAGCGGCCTCCACTACCGACCCGAAGACGAGGTCATCGTGACGGTCGGCGCGAACGAGGCGGTCGGCGCAGCGTTCCTGGCCCTGCTCGACCCCGGCGACGAGGTGCTGGTGCCCGATCCGGCCTGGCTGCACTATCGGTGGTGCGCGCAGTTGTGTGGCGCGACGGTCGTGCCGGTGCCGTGCTACGCCGAGAACGAGTTCGTGCCCGACGTGGCGACGGTCGCCAGCTTGATCACGCCCCGGACGCGGATGCTGGTCATCAATACGCCGAACAACCCGACCGGCGCGGTCTACCCGAGGGCAGTCCTCGAAGAGCTGGCGAAGCTGGCCCAGCAGCACGATCTCCTGGTGCTCTCAGACGAGATCTACGAGCGGATGGTCTACGGCGGCGCGACCCACACGAGTCTCGGCAGCCTGCCGGGCATGTGGGAACGGACCATGACGGTCAACGGGCTGTCGAAGGCGTACTCGATGACGGGCTGGCGGCTCGGGTTCATCGCCGCGCCGAAGCCGCTCAGCGACCTGATGGTCAAGGTGCACCAGTACACGGTGTCCGGCGCGACGACCTTCGCCCAGTTCGGGGCGGTCCAGGCGTACACGGGCGACCAGGGCGTCGTGGATGACATGGTGGCCTCGTTCGACCGGCGGCGGAAGATCCTGGTCGAAGGGCTGCGCGGTATCAAGGGGGTCACCTGCCCGGAGCCACGTGGGGCGTTCTACGCCTTCCCAAGCATCACGGGCACTGGCAAGTCGAGCGCCGAGCTGTGCGAGCTGCTGCTGGAGGAGGCGGGCATCGCGGTGGTGGCGGGCAACGCCTTCGGCGATGCCGGCGACGGCCACGTGCGGTTCAGCTACGCCGCCTCGGACGACGATCTCCGCGAGGGGATCGAGCGGATGGCCGGGGTGCTCGGCCGGGCGTAG
- a CDS encoding ABC transporter permease subunit produces MLPVSQLRQGLPTIALLGAVLLVWESAVRLLGVPSFLLPAPSAVAARLLGDPVFFGREGLITLGEALGGLLIGGVLAFGAGLLMARWRWLERALLPVAVVAKVTPVVVVAPLFVLWFGFGAWPRLLIAALLAFFPILIGAVAGLRAVPTAAQEVLLTLDASAVEEAWLLRVPAALPQLFAALKVATTLALLGAVVAEWVGGDRGLGRAILLANSNLDTTTALAGVATIAAIGMALIGAITLLERRYAFWQAPLDRS; encoded by the coding sequence ATGCTGCCCGTCTCTCAGCTCCGGCAGGGTTTGCCGACCATCGCGCTGCTCGGGGCCGTCCTCCTGGTCTGGGAATCAGCCGTGCGCCTGCTCGGCGTACCGAGCTTTCTGCTGCCGGCACCGTCAGCCGTCGCCGCCCGGCTGCTCGGCGACCCGGTCTTCTTCGGGCGCGAGGGTTTGATCACCCTGGGCGAGGCGCTGGGCGGACTGCTCATCGGTGGTGTGTTGGCGTTCGGCGCGGGCCTGCTGATGGCCCGCTGGCGCTGGCTGGAACGGGCGCTGCTGCCCGTGGCCGTCGTGGCGAAGGTGACGCCCGTCGTGGTGGTCGCGCCGCTGTTCGTCCTCTGGTTCGGCTTCGGCGCGTGGCCCCGGTTGCTGATCGCCGCGCTGCTCGCCTTCTTCCCGATCCTGATCGGCGCGGTGGCCGGCCTGCGGGCCGTCCCGACTGCGGCCCAGGAAGTGCTGCTGACGCTGGACGCTTCGGCCGTCGAGGAGGCGTGGCTGCTGCGCGTGCCGGCCGCCCTGCCGCAGCTGTTCGCGGCCCTGAAGGTCGCGACGACCCTGGCGCTGCTCGGGGCGGTGGTGGCCGAATGGGTCGGTGGGGACCGTGGCCTCGGCCGTGCGATCCTGCTCGCAAACTCGAACCTCGATACCACCACGGCCCTGGCTGGCGTCGCGACCATCGCCGCCATCGGCATGGCCTTGATCGGCGCGATCACCCTGCTGGAGCGTCGGTACGCCTTCTGGCAGGCGCCGCTCGACCGCTCGTAG
- a CDS encoding ABC transporter substrate-binding protein, translating into MSRFVDGRFRRRVSRGIGLVAAALLIALAVSGCGISFGRPATPMRTFHFMAGYKPQANLPFVGVYLAQEKGYFAEQGLNVEIAHSAGQGEHLKLLLQGSVDVTTADADSVLSRRSEGLPVVSIAVLGQRGQRAFAVQDGSEIRQLKDFEGKLVGYKVYQTPDYLAMLAMAGVDRSRIQEVPVGFDPRLLAAGKVDVYPVFESNEPEILNRLGVPTRLFRPSDYGVPNLGLTYISRQQLVDSDPAALERFLKATLRGIEDARRDPEAATDIIMKFAPNEERAQQLYMLKVELDMANGPAAQQGGVGWSTTEQWQAFHDSLLTYGGLKQAVPVESVFTNTLLQAVYRDGKLVWP; encoded by the coding sequence ATGAGTCGCTTTGTTGACGGACGCTTCCGCCGCCGCGTGTCCCGCGGCATCGGCCTCGTGGCGGCGGCGCTGCTGATCGCCCTGGCCGTCTCCGGGTGCGGTATCTCGTTCGGGCGGCCGGCCACGCCGATGCGGACCTTTCACTTCATGGCCGGCTACAAGCCGCAGGCGAACCTGCCTTTCGTCGGCGTCTACCTGGCGCAGGAGAAGGGCTACTTCGCCGAGCAGGGCCTGAACGTCGAGATCGCGCACTCGGCCGGCCAGGGCGAGCACCTGAAACTGCTGCTGCAGGGCTCGGTCGACGTGACCACGGCGGACGCCGACTCGGTGCTGTCGCGGCGATCCGAGGGCCTGCCGGTGGTGTCCATCGCGGTGCTCGGTCAGCGCGGCCAGCGGGCGTTCGCCGTGCAGGACGGCTCGGAGATCCGCCAGCTCAAAGACTTTGAAGGCAAGCTGGTCGGCTACAAGGTCTACCAGACGCCGGACTACCTGGCGATGCTGGCGATGGCGGGCGTGGACCGCTCGAGGATTCAGGAAGTCCCAGTCGGCTTCGATCCGCGCCTGCTGGCCGCCGGCAAGGTTGACGTCTACCCGGTCTTCGAGTCGAACGAACCTGAGATTCTCAACCGCCTCGGCGTGCCGACTCGCCTCTTCCGCCCCAGCGACTACGGCGTCCCAAACCTGGGCCTGACCTACATCTCGCGCCAGCAGCTGGTGGATTCCGATCCCGCGGCCCTGGAACGGTTCCTCAAGGCGACGCTGCGCGGCATCGAGGATGCGCGCCGCGATCCGGAGGCGGCTACCGACATCATCATGAAGTTCGCGCCGAACGAGGAGCGCGCGCAGCAGCTGTACATGCTGAAGGTCGAGCTGGACATGGCCAACGGTCCGGCCGCGCAGCAGGGCGGCGTCGGCTGGTCCACCACCGAGCAGTGGCAGGCGTTCCACGACTCGCTGCTGACGTACGGCGGCCTCAAGCAGGCGGTCCCCGTCGAGAGCGTCTTCACCAATACACTGCTGCAGGCCGTCTACAGGGACGGCAAGCTGGTCTGGCCGTGA
- a CDS encoding tetratricopeptide repeat protein: MSAAAAPPRHVLTRPAVIHLMTRAEPLLAPICATALLLHPTPLTWPAALLGLAPTATRLIVTRRPWQPTPVDAPLLLLMLGGLLGYAFALDSLTAGIRLTGLLAAAIVFAWVREQVLTPARAERATVLVVGLLVLATVLLVHIAQPFLRLDRVPPLGWLAAFLEPWGLYRVLVADPGALQRYRWYASGAGALAAVGIGTVTGLGLAGLGLIGRRRDWLVGLVAAGLLFAGLLVAADNRGSMVAAALTVGLLIVLWRPKLTVAALLVVFGALDLIALGVVQRGLNLRTVVERLQFWENGLRLASEAVWTGVGLGTRSVELAYRTAFQPTYPPFSHTHNIFVQGLLEQGLLGLLGLLFLVPALARLAVRARQLPDERLRTTAFGAIGAILALLLAGLTEIVALTTLGGVLLFALLGLLVAATDGSPRAAPLGHQGDPVQHGWHASVRVREWLARGSRRPWTTGLSAGAVALILLLAAGVARPLIASPFLNAGSSALYRGTLAGGVSAAEKRSALADADYWLNVAQAIDADSVAAARNRALAAAAAGQRDAARTLADQALALTPRSDRHQLFGVGRAFVANDDWDHAITVWEQAGAGPQLYRLGQRLVERRDNADLQHGLRALAAAARAGAPGRIAQDTMVQALLARGAPLPDALASIWPLLYFGGDIEYQTRLEIARIYRTQGDFVQAESFLTWFSDRPADSQLPLERGLLLLARGESERAETLLREAVAMRDPALPLPAGDDPSYWLATAQARLGKHHEAVSTARAGLSALPAEQADLAGPFHLLIADSLLALGDPSEAVRVLEAGQRAAPNNAAVRQALGRAREAARSK; this comes from the coding sequence ATGAGCGCAGCTGCCGCACCACCACGGCACGTCCTGACTCGGCCCGCGGTCATCCACCTGATGACGCGGGCCGAGCCGTTGCTCGCGCCGATCTGCGCCACGGCGCTGCTGCTGCATCCGACGCCGCTGACCTGGCCGGCAGCGCTGCTGGGGCTGGCCCCAACCGCCACGCGGCTCATCGTGACGCGCCGGCCCTGGCAGCCAACTCCCGTGGACGCCCCGCTCTTGCTGCTGATGCTCGGCGGCCTGCTTGGCTACGCCTTCGCGCTGGACTCGCTGACCGCTGGCATTCGCCTGACCGGGCTGCTCGCCGCCGCGATCGTCTTCGCCTGGGTCCGCGAGCAGGTACTGACGCCTGCCCGCGCCGAGCGCGCGACCGTGCTGGTGGTCGGCCTGCTGGTGTTGGCGACGGTGCTGCTGGTACACATCGCCCAGCCGTTTCTGCGGCTGGACCGTGTGCCGCCCCTCGGGTGGCTGGCTGCGTTCCTGGAGCCGTGGGGCCTCTACCGCGTGCTGGTCGCGGACCCGGGCGCGTTGCAGCGCTACCGCTGGTACGCGTCAGGCGCCGGCGCACTGGCGGCAGTCGGCATCGGGACGGTCACCGGACTCGGGCTGGCCGGACTCGGGCTGATCGGGCGGCGGCGCGATTGGCTCGTCGGTCTGGTGGCAGCCGGGTTGCTCTTTGCCGGCTTGCTGGTCGCCGCCGACAATCGCGGCTCGATGGTCGCCGCCGCCCTGACGGTGGGCCTGCTGATCGTCCTCTGGCGTCCGAAGCTTACGGTGGCCGCCCTGCTGGTCGTGTTCGGCGCGCTCGACCTGATCGCGCTCGGCGTCGTCCAGCGCGGCCTGAATCTCCGCACGGTGGTCGAGCGCCTCCAGTTCTGGGAGAACGGCCTGCGCCTCGCCTCCGAGGCCGTCTGGACCGGCGTCGGGTTGGGCACACGTTCTGTCGAACTGGCCTACCGCACGGCTTTTCAGCCGACCTATCCACCCTTCAGCCACACCCACAATATCTTCGTGCAGGGACTGCTGGAGCAGGGACTCCTGGGACTGCTCGGCCTGCTGTTCCTGGTGCCGGCCCTCGCCCGGCTGGCAGTGCGCGCCCGCCAGCTCCCCGACGAACGGCTGCGCACCACGGCGTTTGGGGCCATCGGGGCGATTCTGGCGCTGTTGCTGGCCGGCCTGACGGAGATCGTGGCGCTCACGACGCTGGGGGGCGTGCTGCTGTTCGCCCTGCTCGGCCTGCTGGTGGCCGCAACCGACGGCTCACCGCGGGCGGCCCCGTTGGGCCACCAGGGCGACCCGGTCCAGCACGGCTGGCACGCGAGCGTTCGTGTACGGGAGTGGCTCGCACGGGGGAGTCGACGCCCGTGGACCACCGGCCTGAGCGCCGGCGCGGTCGCGCTGATCCTCCTGCTGGCCGCCGGGGTGGCCCGGCCGCTCATCGCCTCGCCGTTCCTGAACGCCGGCTCCAGCGCACTCTATCGCGGCACGCTGGCCGGCGGCGTGTCGGCCGCCGAAAAGCGGTCCGCCCTGGCCGACGCCGACTACTGGCTCAACGTCGCGCAGGCCATCGATGCTGACAGCGTCGCGGCGGCGCGGAATCGGGCGCTGGCAGCGGCTGCCGCCGGCCAGCGTGACGCCGCCCGCACCCTGGCTGACCAGGCTCTTGCCCTGACGCCGCGCAGTGACCGTCATCAGCTGTTCGGCGTCGGGCGGGCCTTCGTCGCCAACGACGACTGGGATCACGCCATCACGGTCTGGGAACAGGCCGGCGCGGGTCCACAGTTGTATCGCCTGGGGCAGCGGCTGGTGGAGCGGCGGGACAACGCCGACCTGCAGCATGGACTCCGCGCCCTGGCGGCGGCTGCGCGGGCCGGCGCACCGGGCCGCATCGCGCAGGACACGATGGTGCAGGCACTGCTCGCACGAGGAGCGCCGCTGCCAGATGCGCTCGCGTCGATCTGGCCGCTGCTCTACTTCGGCGGCGACATCGAGTACCAGACTCGCCTGGAGATCGCGCGAATCTATCGCACCCAGGGCGACTTCGTACAGGCCGAAAGCTTCCTGACGTGGTTCAGCGACAGGCCGGCTGATTCACAACTGCCGCTCGAACGGGGTCTGCTCCTGCTGGCTCGCGGCGAGTCTGAGCGGGCAGAGACGCTCTTGCGGGAGGCCGTGGCCATGCGCGATCCGGCCCTGCCGCTCCCGGCGGGCGACGACCCCAGCTACTGGCTGGCGACGGCCCAGGCCCGTCTCGGGAAGCACCACGAGGCTGTCAGCACGGCCCGGGCGGGCCTGTCCGCCCTGCCGGCCGAGCAGGCGGACCTCGCCGGGCCGTTCCACCTGCTGATCGCCGACAGCCTCCTGGCCCTTGGCGATCCGTCCGAAGCCGTGCGCGTGCTCGAAGCGGGCCAGCGGGCCGCCCCCAACAACGCGGCAGTGCGGCAGGCGCTCGGCCGGGCGCGAGAGGCCGCGCGCAGCAAGTAG
- a CDS encoding ABC transporter ATP-binding protein, producing the protein MLAVRQISHVYRGRDGTPVPAVDGVSLTIGDGELVAFLGPSGCGKSTLLRILSGLIHPTGGTVSVAGARPADARSSHGIGWLAQDDGLLPWLTVAQNVGLAGKVGKRKAVLQPGAVEAMLVQVGLAESGRQYPHELSGGMRQRAALARALVSEPALLFLDEPFASLDELTRERLGDLLLDVRAARRPTTVLVTHSVVEAVRLADRVMVFSPRPARIVADVAIGEPRPRPYDSPTFGRLVQQLKDTLADR; encoded by the coding sequence ATGCTCGCGGTGCGGCAGATCTCCCACGTCTACCGGGGCCGGGACGGCACGCCGGTGCCCGCCGTCGACGGTGTCTCGCTCACCATCGGCGACGGCGAGCTGGTCGCGTTTCTGGGGCCGAGCGGCTGCGGCAAGTCCACCCTGTTACGAATCCTCAGCGGCCTGATCCACCCAACCGGCGGCACGGTGTCCGTGGCCGGCGCCCGGCCGGCAGATGCCCGCTCGTCACACGGGATCGGCTGGTTGGCCCAGGATGACGGCCTGCTGCCCTGGCTGACCGTCGCGCAGAACGTCGGGCTGGCCGGCAAGGTCGGGAAGCGGAAGGCCGTCTTACAGCCCGGCGCGGTCGAGGCGATGCTGGTGCAGGTCGGTCTTGCGGAGAGCGGTCGGCAGTATCCACACGAGCTGTCGGGCGGGATGCGGCAGCGCGCCGCCCTGGCCCGGGCGCTGGTCTCGGAGCCGGCCCTGCTGTTCCTGGACGAGCCGTTCGCAAGCCTCGACGAGCTGACCCGCGAGCGGCTCGGAGACCTTCTGCTGGACGTGCGAGCTGCCCGGCGCCCGACCACCGTGCTGGTGACGCACAGCGTCGTCGAGGCGGTGCGGCTGGCGGACCGGGTGATGGTGTTCTCGCCACGGCCGGCCCGCATCGTGGCAGACGTGGCGATCGGCGAGCCGCGCCCCCGCCCGTACGACAGTCCGACGTTCGGGCGGCTGGTGCAGCAGTTGAAAGACACGCTGGCCGACCGGTAG